A single region of the Pyricularia oryzae 70-15 chromosome 4, whole genome shotgun sequence genome encodes:
- a CDS encoding aerobactin siderophore biosynthesis protein iucB, whose translation MVGPSVVHLPDGQTFTVTPVFAGFFFKSHELTHQHAFPVGWTVVLHTQESLSASAAPEAGSNGKENDQQDNDDDDLQPIRPFSRPTLQGDCLFISSISNPSSSEFAPPASPTRQIAMMLWVTLYWYFHEPAPSPILPATALSASTPEAGRPRGEWRINIKRSGVLREKNLLPKLERMGLITTLASSAGPADGDAGWDDMFVTRNAFWQIPGRLFLFTLAPKPRDGSAGDSRAGTPSGSRPTSPTARSTTSSSMRPQPLVPVSSFPMGPFHSSAHLPTYYPPAPAQYTTTNGVRHPIRPRPPRQGEVFYSRFVPTAGAYLSFRVASRDPNPVPYGGPLGPGRGSCRIGAGAAANAHLASLPDASLLQMWMAKPRVSAFWGEYTPTFLSAALASRNSFPVVALWDGIPFAYLEIYWLREDPVARCLGPGAVDDWDRGVHVFVGEEWARGEVQLWLSSAVHWILAADYRTMSVCVEPRVDNAKFIRHLQAGGFEKEAELTLPHKQAWFGRLRRQNWEGPSLCMMLGTENMQSARPA comes from the exons ATGGTTGGCCCTTCCGTTGTCCATCTGCCCGATGGACAGACTTTTACAGTCACCCCGGTCTTTGCGGGTTTCTTTTTCAAGTCGCACGAGCTCACCCACCAGCATGCATTCCCAGTCGGCTGGACAGTAGTTCTGCACACTCAGGAAAGTCTATCAGCCTCGGCCGCTCCAGAAGCCGGCAGCAACGGCAAGGAGAATGACCAGCAGGAcaatgacgacgatgacctGCAGCCGATCAGGCCCTTCTCCCGTCCAACCCTGCAGGGAGACTGTCTGTTCATCAGCTCCATCAGCAACCCTTCCAGCAGCGAGTTTGCGCCGCCGGCCAGTCCGACGCGGCAGATAGCCATGATGCTCTGGGTCACGCTCTACTGGTACTTTCACGAGCCCGCCCCCTCCCCGATCCTGCCCGCTACGGCACTGTCGGCCTCTACGCCAGAAGCGGGCCGGCCCCGAGGCGAGTGGCGCATCAACATCAAGCGCAGCGGCGTGCTGCGTGAGAAGAACCTGCTGCCCAAGCTGGAGAGGATGGGACTCATCACCACcctggcctcctcggccgggcCTGCCGACGGCGACGCTGGGTGGGACGACATGTTTGTCACCAGGAACGCCTTTTGGCAGATCCCCGGGAGGCTGTTCCTGTTCACGCTGGCGCCGAAGCCCCGGGACGGCAGCGCCGGCGATTCCCGCGCCGGCACCCCCTCGGGCAGCAGACCGACCTCCCCCACCGCCAGATCCACCACCTCATCGTCGATGCGCCCGCAGCCCCTCGTGCCGGTGTCGTCGTTCCCCATGGGTCCCTTCCACAGCTCCGCCCACCTGCCGACCTACTACCCTCCCGCGCCGGCCCAGTACACCACGACCAACGGGGTGCGGCATCCGATCCGACCCCGGCCGCCGAGGCAGGGCGAGGTCTTTTACAGCCGCTTCGTGCCCACGGCCGGCGCGTACCTCTCGTTCCGCGTCGCGTCGCGCGACCCCAACCCCGTGCCCTACGGCGGGCCCCTGGGCCCGGGACGCGGGTCCTGCAGGATCGGCGCGGGGGCCGCCGCCAACGCGCACCTGGCGTCGCTGCCGGACGCGAGCCTGCTGCAGATGTGGATGGCCAAGCCGCGCGTGTCGGCGTTCTGGGGCGAGTACACGCCGACGTTCCTGTCCGCGGCGCTCGCGTCGCGCAACTCGTTCCCCGTCGTCGCGCTCTGGGACGGCATCCCGTTTGCCTACCTCGAGATCTACTGGCTGCGCGAGGACCCCGTCGCCAGGTGTCTCGGCCCCGGCGCGGTCGACGACTGGGACAGGGGCGTCCACGTCTTTGTCGGCGAGGAGTGGGCCAGGGGAGAGGTCCAGCTGTGGCTGAGCAGCGCCGTCCACTGGATCCTGGCCGCCGATTACAGGACCATGAGCGTCTGCGTGGAGCCCAGGGTCGATAATGCCaa GTTCATTCGACATCTCCAGGCTGGAGGCTTTGAAAAGGAGGCCGAGCTCACTCTTCCTCATAAGCAAGCCTGGTTCGGTCGGTTAAGAAGGCAAAATTGGGAGGGACCAAGTTTATGTATGATGTTGGGCACAGAAAACATGCAGTCAGCCAGACCAGCGTAA
- a CDS encoding endoglucanase II, whose product MKTTVSLLMALAALANAHSFFQQLELKKDGNQWNMMKVGEGVRVPESKNSPIWFTPHKSWEFLPCNGGDNALKKTDVVVNVNTGDEIHAIWRLLHNSGSSPDEIIDKSHKGPVIAYMKKVENAATDPGSGDGWFKIQQDGWKDGPKGEQWGVDRLRKNKGKQQIIIPDCIEPGNYLLRAEIIALHEAAQAGKGPQFYMSCAQLKVNTRPGSKATVKKPAKTYDMTKVYNKDVPGLTTDIYNTITKYEVPGGEEFKCSV is encoded by the exons ATGAAGACGACAGTCTCTCTCCTCATGGCCCTCGCAGCCCTGGCCAACGCGCACAGCTTCTTCCAGCAGCTCGAGCTCAAAAAGGACGGCAACCAGTGGAACATGATGAAAGTCGGCGAGGGCGTCCGCGTGCCAGAGTCCAAAAACTCGCCCATCTGGTTCACCCCTCACAAGTCGTGGGAGTTTCTGCCTTGCAACGGTGGCGACAATGCGCTGAAGAAGACCGACGTCGTGGTCAACGTCAACACCGGAGACGAGATCCACGCCATCTGGCGCCTGCTTCACAACAGCGGAAGCAGCCCGGATGAGATTATCGACAAGAGCCACAAGGGTCCCGTGATCGCCTACATGAAAAAGGTGGAAAACGCCGCCACCGACCCCGGTTCCGGCGACGGCTGGTTCAAGATTCAGCAGGACGGCTGGAAGGATGGTCCCAAGGGGGAGCAGTGGGGTGTCGACCGCTTGAGGAAGAACAAGGGCAAGCAGCAGATTATCATTCCGGATTGCATCGAGCCTGG AAACTACCTACTACGGGCCGAGATCATTGCTCTGCACGAGGCCGCACAAGCAGGGAAAGGCCCGCAATTCTACATGTCATGCGCTCAGCTCAAGGTCAACACCAGACCAGGCTCAAAAGCCACCGTCAAGAAGCCGGCCAAAACCTATGACATGACCAAGGTTTACAACAAGGATGTGCCGGGCCTGACAACCGACATCTACAACACCATCACCAAGTATGAAGTACCAGGAGGGGAGGAGTTCAAGTGTTCGGTCTAA